The Streptomyces sp. TLI_105 DNA segment AAGATCATCCCACCAGTGTCCAGGTGTTACCGGAATACACCCAGCGACCCCGTGATCGATCCATGGTGGGGCCAACGCCTCAAGACCCCTCAATTGCGGACCGGAGGCAGGGCCCCTCGTTTCCCTGCTCACAGTCGCCCGGAAGATCACCCGCTTGCCCTCAACCGCGCTTGAGGTCATACGGTCTTCCCATGACCTGCACGGTGTGCGGGCTCCACGCTGAAGTACCTGGAGGGGGCACCCAATGACGACTCAGCAGATCTCCGACACCGAACTCGCCGGACAGCCCGCCGCGTACTGGACCGGTGTCGCCTACGAGGCGCTCATCGCGTATACCCGGGCCCAGCAGGCCGAAAAGGGCTACACCCAGCCCCAGTTCTGGCTGCTGCGCAACCTGTCGGTGAACGACATCTCGCCCGACGGTGAGGGGATGACCGTGCCCGAGCTGCGGGAGGCCATGTCCTCCTGCATCCGTCCCGAGGACGACCTGGCGGCGGAGGCCGAGGGGCTCCTTGAACGCGGCTGGCTGACCCAGGACACCGAGGACCGGCTGTGGCTCACCCCGGAAGGAGAACAGGCCCGCATCGACCTGGCCCGCAACGCCCCCGCGATCCGCGCCGCCCTCCACGAGGGCATCGACGACGCGGACTACGTCACCACGGTGAAGGTGCTTCAGCGGCTGATCCGGAACGCGGGTGGGACGGTCGCCTGATGGACCGCAAGCCGGAGCAAAGCGCCCCGGGCCGGATACTCAAACCGATCTTTGCGGTACAGCCCTTAGTCAACGCAACAGGCCTCCAGGTCGCTGAGGAGATGCTCGTCAACGATGGGACTGATCAGCGGTCCCTCCTCGAAGACATCGAGGAGCAGACGACACGGCATCTCAAGGGCCTCACGGCCATCAAGACCGCCAGGCCGAGGTGTTCACCGAGCAGTGGGACTTCTTCTCGCGGTTCGTCGTCCTCCCCGGCTCCTTCGACCCGGCGGAGGACACCCGGCGCACGACCGACCTCTCCCGGCTCCTGCCACACTCCTTTCTGGAGCGCCTGGAGCGCCTGGAGCGCCTGGAGCGCCTGGAGCACGGAGGCGTGGCCCTGGTCGACGTATAGGCGGGCGCCGAAGCCCGCGGGGTTCGAACTCGTGACCAGTCCGGAAGGACTCCGTCGCCACCTCAGGGGTCACAGGTAGCGAATGGGCGGCGGCGTCTGTCCGGGCTCCGGCTCTGCCGTCTCTTCTTCGGGTTCTTCGGTCACGCGCGGTGGCAGGGGCAAGCTCTGGAACGGCAGCCAGACCCGGTGCTCCGTGTCCGTGTCGCAGCACTCCTCGTAGCGAACCCCTACCTTGAAGTCGCTCGCCTTCACGCTCTCGGGGAACGTGGCGTCGATGCGGCAGCTCATGATGAGCGAGCCCCGCTGGGGGAAGTTGGTTCCGTCACCGTCGTTCTGAAGTTGCTCACAGCCGGCGTAGAACGGGCCGGAGGTCAGCTCGCACAGACCGACGCCTTCAAGGGGCAGGCAGTCAGGAAACTTCGACGGCTTGACGAAGAAGTTGAAACCGTAGTTGTGACCCACCCACAGGCTGTTCGGAGAAGGGATCTCCGGACGCCGGTCGTCCGTCGCCGTCATCTGCACGGTCAGCGTGACGTGAACCTCGCCGGGCTTGTCGTACTGCCCGCCGTCGCCGTTGACGTCCGTGGAGAAGCTTCTCCAGGCGTACCCGTAGCGCCAGTCGTCGATGGTCACCGCGGTGAGCTCGGGCGTCACCGGCTTCGGCGACGGCTTCACCTCAGGCGTGGGCGCCGCGGTGGTCGGCGTCGGGCTGGAGCTGGGAGCGGGAATCTCCTGTGTGGCCGTGACCGACGGCTTCGCGTCGGCTTTCTTCCCGATCGGGACGGCGCACGCGGTGGCGGTGACGAGTATGGCGACGGCCGCGAAGAAGCGGTGGCGCACGAGGGCCCCCTCGGTCGTGAGCTTGCTGTGGACGAAGGGTAGCGATCCCGAGGAGGGCCGGGGCACGAATTGAGCACCGAGCGCTTTCCGCCGCAGCTCAAGCCGACGCCGAAGCCGAACGGGCCGAAAATCGCGTGGGACTCGGGGGCCCGAAGGGCCGGCCTTCCGCTCCTCGTACGAAGAAGGCAAGTGTGTCGTCGCCGTCGTCCCGCGAGGTCTCTTCCTTCCGCGGAGTCCTGCTCCCTCCTCATTCCGGGAAATCGTCGCAGGCCCCCATCACCAACGGCGGTTTATGTAGAGCCTCCCGCGCCGTTCGGTGTAGTAGTACCGGTTCGGCTGCGCAGACTCGTGTCGCCACCAGAGGAATGCCGCAATGATCCACGACACCACCCCGGCGAGCAGCAGCCACCCGTAGACCTGTCCTGCGAATACCTCAGTCGGCGTGGCATCGTGCAGGATGGACGGGCAGTCCGCGGAAGCACGCATGTGGTGTCCGGGGTCATCTGGATGGTCCATGCACCACGAGACGTCACCGGTCACCCCCATCAGCACGAAGGCGGACACCACCGCGCACAAGCCGGCCAGCGCCGGCCATACATGGGGAGGCGCCGGAGCAACACGCGGTCGCGGCGGGGCCTTCGAGGAAGAGACCTCGTCCTTTTTCTCAGGCGGCACCTGACGACGGCGTTCCTCGGCCACCGTCCGGCGGCGCCGCTCCTCAGCCACCACGGTCTGCCGACGCTCCCGCTCACGGTCGGCTTCGGTGCGCCAGCGCTGCACCGTGCCCGAAGGCTGTACCCGCCGCACACTTGCTTCGTCGTGTCCCGCCCGCTTCGCGTGGGACCGTACTGCCGCGGCCGTCGTCACCCCCTCCACCTGAGGAACAGGCTTCCCGCACTCCTCGCACGTCCACTCCACGCGTGTACCCCCCCGTGGATTCGGTTCTCAGATCGGGCGGGCGGTGAACGGCACGAGCTCGCCGGTGCGCATGATGGGCGCGGTGACGTGCTGGCCGCAGGCGACGTACGGCTCGACGATCCGCTCGGGGGTGACCTCCCAGCGGAGGGCGGCGCCGCAAGTACGGTTCGTGTCCACGGGGATGGGGCAGGTGTCGGTGTTCGCGTCGGTCACGAGCGGGTCTCCTCCGTGGGCCGGAGCCGGTTCTGGGGGTGGACGAAGGGGAGTCCGTCCTCGGTGTAGACGGTCTCCGTGAAGGTCTGGAAGCCGAGGGCGTTGAACGCCTTCATGGCCCGCGGCGAGTCGACGTTGCCCAGGTCTTCGCTGCCGATGACGGTCCGCAGCAGGTCTTTCGGTGCCCAGAGGACGGAGCCGACGAGGACTCCGTGGCGCTGGGGGCGGACGTTCGGTGGGACATCGGCGGCGGCCAGCAGGACGGCCTCCTTGATGAGGCTGATCTGTTCGCCGTTGACGGTGAGGGTGTGCGTCATGTGATTCCTTTCGGCACAACGGGGCCCCGGCCACCGCAAGGTGACCGAGGCCGATCGTAGGACAGCCCGCGGGGGAGTCAGGCCGCGAGCGCGGCGGGACGGTACTAGTCGAAGAAGTCGGCGATGTCCTGCAGGACCGAGACAGGGACGGTGCCGAGCACGGTGTTCTGCTCGCTCTCGATGGGCACGGCCGGTGCGGGGATTTCCGCAGTCCTCGACGGTGTTCACCGCGAGACCGCCGCGCGCAGTCACCATGCAAGGAACGTACAAGACCGCGCGAGGGGGCCGGCGGCAGTCTCGGGGCATGACGACGACCGACGACACGCCCGTACGTTTCGACACCAAGATCGCCGTGCTGCTGCGCGAGGACCTGGAGACCTGGCAGCGGCTGAACGTGACGGCCTTCCTGGTCAGCGGACTCGGCACGGAGCTCCCCGAGGTGATCGGCGAACCGTACGCCGACGCCGACGACACCCCGTACCTGCCGATGTTCCGGCAGCCCGTCCTGGTCTTCGAGGGGACCAAGGAGACGCTGACCGCCGCGCACGGCCGCGCCCTCTCCCGCTCGCTGCCCCGGGCGGTGTTCACGACCGACCTCTTCGCCACCGGCAACGACCGCGACAACCGCGCCGCCGTACGGGCCGTCGGCCCGGGACAGCTCGATCTGGCGGGCCTCGCCGTGTACGGCCCGCGCAACGCGGTCGACAAGGTGCTCAAGGGGGCCCGGATGCACCCCTGAACCCCACGGGCCCCGGGCCGGACGGCCCGTCACCCGGCCGCGCGCCCCGCGCACTCCAGCAGGGTGGGGAGCGCGGCGGCCAGCGCCCCCGTCCCGTGCGCGTACGGCAGCCGGAGCCGGTCCCGGAAGCCGTCCACCGGAGAGAACGCCGCCCCGGGGACCACCGACACCCCGTGGCGCCGCGCCAGCTGGGCGAGGGCCTCCGTGTCGACGCCCGGGATCCGCACCCACAGCGCGGGGCCGCCCGCCGGCCTGGTCCACTCCCAGTGCGGGGCCGCCCCGCGCACCAGGGCCTCGGCGGCGTCCCGCTGCCCCCGCAGCTCGGCCCTGCGCCGGGCGCGGGCCTCGGGCAGCCGGTCGAGCAGACGGACGGCGACGAGCTGGTCCACGACCGAACAGGCCAGGTCCACCGAGGTCTTGATCTTCGCGAGCCGGGCCACCACCTGGGGCGAGGACCGCACCCAGCCCACCCGCAGGCCTCCCCAGAACAGCTTCGACAGCGTGCCGACGGTCACCGTGGAGCCCATCGGGAGATCGGCCACCAGGGGAACCGGGGCGGAGTCGTCGCTCCCCGCCGTCCCGTTCCCGAGGGCGAGTTCGGCACAGGCCGTGTCCTCGACCGTGAAGAGCTCCTGATCCGCGAGGACCCGCCGCCACTCCCGGCGCGCGGCGCCGTCGAGCGTGCGCCCGGTCGGGTTGTGGACCGTCGGCTGGAGGTACACGAGCCGGGGCCGCCCGTGGGCGCACAGCCGCCGCAGCTCCGCCGGACCCGCACCGTCCGCGCCGCCGTCCGGCCCGTCGCCGCCGACCGGGACGAGACGCGCGCCGCGCGCCCGCAGCGCCTCCAGGGCTCCCCGGTAGGTGGGGTTCTCCACGACCACCGTGTCGCCCGGCTCGACCAGCGCCTGCGCCACCAGCCACACCGCCTGCTGCGAACCCGAGGTCACCAGGATCTGCTCCGCCTCCGTCGCCACCCCCGCCGCCCGGTAGTACGCGGCGACCCCCTCCCGCAACGCGGGGATCCCGTACGGGTGGTAGCCGTCGTCCCCGAGCAGGTCGCCCAGATCGGCCCGGGTCAGCGCTCCCACCGCCTCGCCGACCGCGCCGAGCCCGGGCAGCGCCCCGCTCGACAGGTCCGCCGCTCCGGAGCCGTCCGACCGCGCGTTGAAGCTCACGAGCCGCCCCTCGGCGACGTACCGGTCGAGCGCCCCCGACCCGCGCAACCGGGAGCCGCTGCCCCGCACGCTCTCCAGCCACCCCTCGCTCTCCAGGAGTCCGTACGCGGCCGTCACGGTGGACCGGCTCACGCCGAGGACCAGGGCCAGTTCGCGCTGCGAGGGCAGCACGCTGCCGCCGGGCA contains these protein-coding regions:
- a CDS encoding DUF2000 family protein; the protein is MQGTYKTARGGRRQSRGMTTTDDTPVRFDTKIAVLLREDLETWQRLNVTAFLVSGLGTELPEVIGEPYADADDTPYLPMFRQPVLVFEGTKETLTAAHGRALSRSLPRAVFTTDLFATGNDRDNRAAVRAVGPGQLDLAGLAVYGPRNAVDKVLKGARMHP
- a CDS encoding PLP-dependent aminotransferase family protein, whose translation is MARIASTRLSRLLTGWSSEGSGPLPRRLADALRELAERGDVPGGSVLPSQRELALVLGVSRSTVTAAYGLLESEGWLESVRGSGSRLRGSGALDRYVAEGRLVSFNARSDGSGAADLSSGALPGLGAVGEAVGALTRADLGDLLGDDGYHPYGIPALREGVAAYYRAAGVATEAEQILVTSGSQQAVWLVAQALVEPGDTVVVENPTYRGALEALRARGARLVPVGGDGPDGGADGAGPAELRRLCAHGRPRLVYLQPTVHNPTGRTLDGAARREWRRVLADQELFTVEDTACAELALGNGTAGSDDSAPVPLVADLPMGSTVTVGTLSKLFWGGLRVGWVRSSPQVVARLAKIKTSVDLACSVVDQLVAVRLLDRLPEARARRRAELRGQRDAAEALVRGAAPHWEWTRPAGGPALWVRIPGVDTEALAQLARRHGVSVVPGAAFSPVDGFRDRLRLPYAHGTGALAAALPTLLECAGRAAG
- a CDS encoding MarR family winged helix-turn-helix transcriptional regulator — protein: MTTQQISDTELAGQPAAYWTGVAYEALIAYTRAQQAEKGYTQPQFWLLRNLSVNDISPDGEGMTVPELREAMSSCIRPEDDLAAEAEGLLERGWLTQDTEDRLWLTPEGEQARIDLARNAPAIRAALHEGIDDADYVTTVKVLQRLIRNAGGTVA